The following coding sequences lie in one Arthrobacter sp. SLBN-122 genomic window:
- a CDS encoding nitrate reductase subunit alpha, which produces MAAGPHAGLDGPASEAMLKLGRFFTRWDQTDDGRAVFREGGRKGDVFYRDRWSHDKVVRSTHGVNCTGSCSWKVYVKDGIITWESQQTDYPSVGPDSPEYEPRGCPRGAAFSWYTYSPTRVRFPYARGVLVEMYREAKARLGDPVLAFAEIAADPERRRRYQQARGKGGLVRVSWQEAVEIAAAAHVNTIKTYGPDRCAGFSPIPAMSMVSHAVGTRFIQLIGGVMTSFYDWYADLPVASPQVFGDQTDVPESGDWWDARYLMMWGSNVPVTRTPDAHWMAEVRYRGTKVVTVSPDYADNTKFADEWLPAQAGTDAALAMAMGHVMLKEFFVDRQVPFFTDYVKQYTDLPFLVRLERRDDGVLTPSKFLAARDIPAESGAEDAAFRTVLFDKKAGRPAVPNGSMGFRYSGSGEGKWNLDLEGIEPALSLREVSGESAEILLPCFEQADGTGSVLRRGVPVIEVEGQLATTVFDLMLAQYGVGREGLPGDWAAGYDDAATPYTPGWQEEITSVPAQACIRVAREFARNAEESKGRSMIIMGAGICQWFHGDTTYRAILALVMLTGCMGRNGGGWAHYVGQEKTRPVTGWVSLANALDWSRPPRTMIGTGYWYMHTDQWRQDGYSADALKSPLSTGAMDGLHTADAIAQSARLGWMPFYPQFDRNPLDLADEAEAAVAAGTAKDTPSYIADALKNRTLNPAIEDVDAPENWPRTLVLWRSNLFGSSAKGNEYFLRNLLGTHNNVLGQDHAEGLKPTHVKWHEKAPEGKLDLLVSADFRMTSTTLLSDVVFPAATWYEKHDLSSTDMHPFVHAFTPAIDPPWETKTDFDTFHLLAREFSRLARTHLGVRKDLVSVPLQHDTPGQLAQPGGIVRDWRGTDIPAVPGQNMPVFSVVERDYTAIADKLAAVGPLADRLGFTVKNVTYKLDGALNRLSHANGVMLGGAADGRPAMDTDAKMAEAILAFSGTTNGQLSVQGFKDLEVRTGRKLADLSEGSEEKFITFSQTQAAPVPVITSPEWSGSETGGRRYAPFTINIERLKPFHTLTGRMHFFLDHDWITDIGEGLPIYRPPLDMHRLFGEPKLGRNGELEVVVRYLTPHSKWSIHSEYQDNLLMLSLSRGGPTVWMSPADADSIQVKDNDWVECLNINGVLVARAIVSHRMLAGVVYVHHAQERTIDVPKSEATGRRGGIHNSVTRLLVKPSHLIGGYAQLAYAFNYLGPTGNQRDMVATVRRRSQEVQY; this is translated from the coding sequence ATGGCTGCCGGACCCCATGCGGGGTTAGATGGACCCGCATCAGAAGCAATGTTGAAGCTGGGCCGTTTTTTCACACGGTGGGACCAGACCGACGACGGCAGGGCGGTCTTCCGGGAGGGCGGCCGCAAGGGGGACGTCTTCTACCGCGACCGGTGGAGCCACGACAAGGTGGTCCGCTCCACCCACGGCGTGAACTGCACCGGCTCCTGCTCCTGGAAGGTGTACGTCAAGGACGGCATCATCACCTGGGAATCCCAGCAGACCGACTACCCCTCGGTGGGCCCGGACAGCCCTGAATACGAACCCAGGGGCTGCCCGCGCGGGGCGGCCTTCTCCTGGTACACCTACTCCCCCACCCGGGTCCGCTTTCCGTATGCCCGCGGCGTCCTGGTGGAGATGTACCGCGAGGCCAAGGCCCGGTTGGGGGACCCGGTGCTCGCCTTCGCGGAGATAGCGGCGGATCCGGAACGTCGCCGCCGCTACCAGCAGGCCCGCGGCAAGGGCGGCCTGGTGCGGGTTTCGTGGCAGGAAGCGGTCGAAATCGCGGCTGCCGCGCACGTGAACACCATCAAGACCTATGGCCCGGACCGCTGCGCCGGCTTCTCGCCCATTCCCGCCATGTCCATGGTCTCGCACGCCGTGGGTACCCGCTTCATCCAGCTTATTGGCGGGGTGATGACCTCCTTCTACGACTGGTACGCGGACCTTCCGGTGGCCAGCCCGCAGGTGTTCGGGGACCAGACTGACGTCCCTGAATCCGGGGACTGGTGGGACGCACGCTACCTCATGATGTGGGGCTCCAACGTCCCCGTCACCCGCACGCCGGACGCACACTGGATGGCTGAGGTGCGCTACCGAGGCACCAAGGTGGTCACCGTCAGCCCGGACTATGCGGACAACACCAAGTTCGCGGACGAGTGGCTCCCAGCCCAGGCCGGCACCGATGCCGCGCTGGCCATGGCCATGGGCCACGTCATGCTCAAGGAGTTCTTCGTGGACCGGCAGGTCCCTTTCTTCACCGACTACGTGAAGCAGTACACCGACCTGCCCTTCCTGGTCAGACTGGAAAGGCGCGACGACGGCGTCCTCACGCCGTCGAAATTCCTCGCCGCCAGGGACATCCCGGCGGAGTCCGGGGCTGAGGATGCGGCGTTCCGCACCGTCCTGTTCGACAAAAAGGCCGGCCGGCCGGCCGTCCCGAACGGTTCCATGGGCTTCCGCTACTCGGGCAGCGGCGAGGGAAAATGGAACCTGGACCTCGAGGGGATCGAGCCGGCGCTGTCCCTGCGGGAGGTCTCGGGTGAGAGCGCCGAGATCCTGCTTCCATGCTTCGAGCAGGCGGACGGCACCGGCAGCGTGCTCCGGCGCGGGGTGCCCGTGATCGAGGTGGAGGGCCAGCTGGCCACCACCGTGTTCGACCTGATGCTCGCCCAGTACGGGGTGGGCCGCGAGGGCCTGCCCGGGGACTGGGCCGCCGGCTATGACGACGCCGCCACACCCTACACGCCCGGGTGGCAGGAGGAAATCACCTCCGTTCCGGCCCAGGCCTGCATCCGCGTGGCCCGCGAATTCGCGCGGAACGCCGAGGAATCCAAGGGCCGCTCCATGATCATCATGGGAGCGGGCATCTGCCAGTGGTTCCACGGCGACACCACGTACCGGGCAATCCTTGCACTGGTGATGCTCACCGGCTGCATGGGCCGGAACGGCGGCGGCTGGGCGCATTACGTGGGGCAGGAGAAGACGCGGCCGGTCACCGGCTGGGTGTCCCTGGCCAACGCGCTGGACTGGTCGCGGCCGCCGCGCACCATGATCGGCACCGGCTACTGGTACATGCACACGGACCAGTGGCGGCAGGACGGCTACTCCGCCGACGCCCTGAAATCACCCCTCTCCACCGGCGCCATGGACGGCCTGCACACCGCGGACGCCATCGCACAGTCCGCGCGGCTCGGCTGGATGCCGTTCTATCCCCAGTTCGACCGCAACCCCCTGGACCTCGCGGACGAGGCGGAGGCCGCCGTCGCCGCCGGAACCGCCAAGGACACGCCCAGCTACATTGCGGATGCGCTCAAGAACCGCACGCTGAACCCGGCCATCGAGGACGTGGACGCCCCGGAAAACTGGCCCCGCACCCTGGTGCTGTGGCGCTCCAACCTCTTCGGTTCCTCGGCAAAAGGCAACGAGTACTTCCTGCGGAACCTGCTGGGCACGCACAACAACGTGCTGGGCCAGGACCACGCCGAAGGCCTCAAACCCACGCACGTGAAGTGGCACGAAAAGGCACCGGAAGGAAAGCTGGACCTCCTGGTCTCTGCAGACTTCCGGATGACTTCCACCACGCTGCTCTCCGACGTCGTCTTCCCCGCCGCCACCTGGTACGAGAAGCATGATCTCTCCTCCACGGACATGCACCCGTTCGTGCACGCGTTCACCCCGGCCATCGACCCGCCCTGGGAAACCAAGACCGACTTTGACACCTTCCACCTGCTGGCCCGCGAATTCTCCCGGCTGGCCCGGACCCACCTGGGCGTCCGGAAGGACCTGGTGAGCGTGCCGCTGCAGCACGACACCCCCGGCCAGCTGGCCCAGCCCGGCGGGATCGTGCGGGACTGGCGGGGAACGGACATCCCCGCTGTTCCCGGCCAGAACATGCCCGTCTTCTCGGTGGTGGAGCGGGACTATACGGCCATCGCGGACAAGCTCGCCGCCGTCGGACCCCTGGCGGACAGGCTCGGCTTCACCGTCAAGAACGTCACCTACAAACTCGACGGCGCGCTGAACCGGCTCAGCCACGCCAACGGCGTGATGCTGGGCGGCGCCGCGGACGGCCGCCCGGCGATGGACACTGACGCGAAAATGGCGGAAGCAATCCTGGCCTTCTCCGGCACCACGAACGGCCAGCTGTCAGTGCAGGGCTTCAAGGACCTGGAAGTCCGGACGGGGCGGAAACTGGCGGACCTGTCCGAGGGCTCGGAGGAAAAGTTCATCACCTTCAGCCAAACGCAGGCAGCGCCGGTCCCGGTGATCACTTCGCCGGAATGGTCCGGTTCGGAGACAGGCGGCCGCCGCTACGCCCCGTTCACCATCAACATCGAACGGCTCAAACCCTTCCACACCCTGACCGGCCGGATGCACTTCTTCCTGGACCACGACTGGATCACGGACATCGGCGAGGGGCTCCCCATCTACCGGCCGCCGCTGGACATGCACCGGCTCTTCGGCGAACCCAAACTCGGCCGGAACGGGGAACTGGAAGTGGTGGTCCGGTACCTGACGCCGCACTCCAAGTGGTCCATCCACTCCGAATACCAGGACAACCTGCTGATGCTCTCGCTCTCCCGCGGCGGGCCCACGGTCTGGATGAGCCCGGCCGACGCCGACTCCATCCAGGTCAAGGACAACGACTGGGTGGAGTGCCTGAACATCAACGGCGTCCTGGTGGCCAGGGCCATCGTCAGCCACCGGATGCTTGCCGGCGTCGTCTACGTTCACCACGCCCAGGAACGCACCATTGACGTGCCGAAGTCCGAAGCCACCGGCCGGCGCGGCGGCATCCACAACTCGGTGACCAGGCTGCTGGTGAAACCCTCGCACCTGATCGGCGGCTACGCCCAGCTGGCCTACGCCTTCAACTACCTCGGCCCCACCGGAAACCAGCGCGACATGGTGGCCACGGTCCGCCGCCGCTCACAGGAGGTGCAGTACTGA
- the narH gene encoding nitrate reductase subunit beta, with amino-acid sequence MRVMAQMGMVMNLDKCIGCHTCSVTCKQAWTNRAGTEYVWFNNVETRPGQGYPRRYEDQDKWRGGWDLNKRGKLVLKAGGRVKKMFGLFASPVQPELKDYYEPWTYDYKTLVDAPLGDDFPVARPKSLITGEDTKVTWSANWDDNLGGSAEHGHLDPMVEKVRRESEDKIKFAYEQTFMFYLPRICEHCLNPSCMASCPSGAIYKRVEDGIVLVDQDKCRGWRQCVTGCPYKKIYFNHKTGKAEKCTFCYPRVEVGIPTVCSETCVGRLRYLGLFLYDADAVTAAASVTDPQELYDAQMDVLLDPHDPEVQAAARAQDIPEDWIDAARRSPVYALAKVYKVALPLHPEYRTMPMVWYVPPLSPVVDLLRDQGHDGEDHGNLFGAIDALRIPVEYLAELFTAGDADRVTLVLRKLAAMRSFMRGISMGNDPDESIPESVGMDGQTMYEMYRLMAIAKYDERYVIPKAHVEQAHDLEEMGCSLDFDGGPGMQDSSPFGEASGRPVPVAVDTFNALKDRQTTDEIAAGTSLKGRVNLLNWDGRGAPPGLFPDKGPEPGTLAAAEDQP; translated from the coding sequence ATGCGAGTCATGGCTCAGATGGGCATGGTGATGAACCTGGACAAGTGCATCGGCTGCCACACGTGTTCGGTCACCTGCAAGCAGGCCTGGACCAACCGTGCGGGCACCGAGTACGTCTGGTTCAACAACGTGGAGACGCGTCCCGGGCAGGGCTACCCGCGCCGGTACGAGGACCAGGACAAGTGGCGGGGCGGCTGGGACCTCAACAAGCGCGGCAAGCTGGTCCTCAAAGCCGGCGGCAGGGTGAAAAAGATGTTCGGGCTCTTCGCCAGCCCGGTCCAGCCCGAGCTCAAGGACTACTACGAGCCGTGGACCTACGACTACAAAACCCTGGTGGACGCACCCCTCGGCGACGACTTCCCGGTGGCCCGGCCCAAGTCCCTGATCACCGGCGAGGACACCAAGGTCACCTGGTCCGCAAACTGGGATGACAACCTGGGCGGCTCCGCGGAGCACGGCCACCTGGACCCGATGGTGGAGAAGGTCCGGCGGGAGTCCGAGGACAAGATCAAGTTCGCCTACGAGCAGACGTTCATGTTCTACCTGCCGCGGATCTGCGAGCACTGCCTGAACCCGTCCTGCATGGCCTCGTGCCCCTCCGGCGCGATCTACAAGCGGGTGGAGGACGGGATTGTCCTGGTGGACCAGGACAAGTGCCGCGGTTGGCGGCAGTGTGTCACCGGGTGCCCGTACAAGAAGATCTACTTCAACCACAAGACCGGCAAGGCGGAGAAGTGCACCTTCTGCTACCCCCGGGTAGAGGTGGGGATTCCCACCGTGTGTTCAGAGACGTGCGTGGGCAGGCTGCGGTACCTGGGGCTGTTCCTGTACGACGCCGACGCCGTCACCGCGGCGGCGTCCGTCACCGATCCGCAGGAACTCTACGACGCCCAGATGGACGTGCTGCTGGACCCCCACGATCCCGAGGTCCAGGCGGCCGCCCGGGCGCAGGATATCCCGGAGGACTGGATCGACGCCGCCCGGCGCTCGCCGGTGTACGCCCTGGCCAAGGTCTACAAGGTGGCGCTGCCGCTGCACCCCGAATACCGGACCATGCCGATGGTCTGGTACGTGCCGCCGCTGTCCCCCGTGGTGGACCTGCTACGGGACCAGGGGCACGACGGCGAGGACCACGGCAACCTGTTCGGCGCCATCGACGCGCTGCGCATCCCGGTGGAGTACCTTGCAGAACTCTTCACGGCCGGGGACGCGGACCGGGTCACTCTAGTGCTGCGGAAGCTCGCGGCCATGCGGTCCTTCATGCGCGGGATCAGCATGGGCAACGATCCGGACGAGTCCATCCCCGAGTCCGTGGGCATGGACGGACAGACGATGTACGAGATGTACCGGCTGATGGCCATCGCCAAGTACGACGAACGGTATGTCATCCCCAAGGCGCACGTGGAGCAGGCGCACGACCTGGAGGAGATGGGCTGCTCGCTGGATTTCGACGGCGGCCCGGGCATGCAGGATTCCTCGCCGTTCGGTGAGGCGAGCGGCAGGCCTGTCCCGGTTGCCGTGGACACCTTCAACGCGCTCAAGGACCGGCAGACCACCGACGAGATCGCGGCCGGCACCAGCCTTAAGGGACGGGTGAACCTGCTGAACTGGGACGGCCGCGGGGCGCCGCCCGGGCTCTTCCCGGATAAGGGGCCTGAACCGGGCACCTTGGCTGCTGCCGAGGACCAGCCGTGA
- the narJ gene encoding nitrate reductase molybdenum cofactor assembly chaperone: MSRRDQVLYMAGAWCLSYPDQDLLGKVPLMRAALAEFAGAVEHFREVLDALESMPLMESQAHYVREFDLGRRHALHLSYWTDGDTRRRGEVLGLFKEAYRHSGVLVDLDGELPDYLPMVLEFAARVDPAAGRTLLQRYRASLEMLRLGLLRDNLPHAAILAAICATLPGKSPQDEQEVMRMAGYGPPTERVGLDPYDPRLLPVRGS, from the coding sequence GTGAGCCGCCGCGACCAGGTGCTTTACATGGCGGGTGCTTGGTGCCTGTCCTATCCGGACCAGGACCTCCTGGGCAAGGTGCCGCTGATGCGCGCCGCGCTCGCAGAGTTCGCTGGCGCCGTCGAACATTTCCGGGAGGTGCTGGACGCGTTGGAGTCCATGCCGCTGATGGAGAGCCAGGCGCACTACGTGCGCGAGTTCGACCTGGGCCGGCGGCACGCCCTGCACCTGAGCTACTGGACGGACGGGGACACCCGGCGCCGGGGTGAGGTGCTGGGCCTGTTCAAGGAGGCCTACCGGCACAGCGGCGTCCTGGTGGACCTGGACGGGGAGCTGCCCGACTACCTGCCCATGGTGCTGGAATTCGCCGCCCGGGTGGATCCCGCCGCCGGACGGACATTGTTGCAGCGCTACCGGGCCAGCCTGGAAATGCTCCGGCTCGGGCTGCTGCGGGACAACCTGCCGCACGCCGCGATCCTGGCTGCCATCTGCGCCACTTTGCCCGGGAAGTCACCCCAGGACGAGCAGGAAGTGATGCGCATGGCTGGGTACGGTCCACCCACCGAACGCGTGGGACTGGATCCCTACGACCCACGGCTGCTGCCGGTCAGGGGGTCATGA
- the narI gene encoding respiratory nitrate reductase subunit gamma, producing the protein MPALNGTFPTGPGAAVVLNSWDTVLWGVLPYVMAVVLVGGLIWRYKYDQFGWTTRSSQLYESRLLRIASPLFHFGLLAVIAGHFFGLVIPMAWTQAVGMSQEFYHFNALLVGGIAGVATLGGIALLIYRRRTTGPVFMATTKNDKTMYVVLTAAIVFGLWTTLASIFEGEHGHNYRETVAPWFRSLFIFQPDIAAMAAAPFSFHLHTLVGMALFVIWPFTRLVHAFTAPLHYLFRPYIVYRSRDRETKGRGWSAVGTPDRDTRNR; encoded by the coding sequence ATGCCGGCACTCAACGGGACGTTCCCGACCGGGCCAGGCGCCGCCGTCGTCCTTAACTCCTGGGACACCGTCCTGTGGGGCGTCCTGCCCTACGTCATGGCGGTGGTGCTGGTGGGCGGGCTTATCTGGCGGTACAAGTACGACCAGTTCGGCTGGACCACCAGGTCCTCCCAGCTCTACGAGTCCAGGCTCCTGCGGATCGCCTCGCCGCTGTTCCACTTCGGGCTGCTGGCCGTCATCGCCGGGCACTTCTTCGGACTGGTGATCCCGATGGCGTGGACCCAGGCGGTGGGCATGAGCCAGGAGTTCTACCACTTCAACGCCCTGCTGGTGGGCGGCATCGCCGGGGTGGCAACGCTGGGCGGCATTGCCCTGCTGATCTACCGGCGCCGCACCACCGGGCCGGTATTCATGGCCACCACCAAGAACGACAAGACCATGTACGTGGTGCTGACCGCTGCCATCGTCTTCGGTTTGTGGACCACGCTGGCCAGCATCTTCGAGGGCGAACACGGGCACAACTACCGGGAGACAGTGGCACCGTGGTTCCGCTCGCTGTTCATCTTCCAGCCGGACATCGCGGCTATGGCCGCTGCGCCGTTCTCCTTCCACCTGCACACCCTGGTGGGAATGGCGCTGTTCGTCATCTGGCCGTTTACGCGGCTGGTGCACGCCTTCACCGCGCCCCTGCACTACCTCTTCCGCCCGTACATCGTCTACCGCTCGCGGGACAGGGAAACGAAGGGCCGGGGCTGGTCCGCCGTGGGCACGCCGGACCGGGACACCCGCAACCGCTGA
- a CDS encoding MFS transporter: MAGTTSTPGSGRALNLALATAASVAGFWAWNSVATLGAFYTKNLELTPATTGILVAMPVFVGSLGRIVVGALTDKYGGRAMFTVVLLAAIPPLLLVSVGGLLSSFALVLGAGLLLGVAGTVFAVGIPFVSAWYEPARRGFATGVFGAGMGGTALAAFLNPRLVAGIGYFPTHLLIAGVLAAMAVLVWFLMKESPDWAPNHAPVLPKLLDAARTPVTWKMCFLYAVVFGGFVSFATYLPTYLRDVYSFDPAGAGARTAGFALAAVLARPVGGVLADKLGPKPVVIAALAAVAVLGWVVNMRPDGEVPAGATFVAMAAALGLGTGGVFAWVGVLSPAGKVGSISGIVSAAGGLGGYFPPLVMGATYDAATRSYSIGLLLLVGTALAALLFTLFAVQPRAGAPAVQRAP, encoded by the coding sequence GTGGCCGGAACAACATCAACGCCGGGCAGCGGCAGGGCGCTGAACCTGGCGCTTGCGACGGCGGCGTCCGTGGCAGGTTTCTGGGCATGGAACTCCGTAGCCACGCTCGGCGCGTTCTACACCAAAAACCTGGAGCTTACGCCGGCCACCACCGGGATCCTGGTGGCCATGCCGGTGTTTGTCGGTTCACTGGGCAGGATCGTGGTGGGCGCCCTGACCGACAAATACGGCGGCCGGGCAATGTTCACCGTGGTGCTGCTGGCCGCCATCCCTCCCCTGCTCCTGGTGTCGGTCGGCGGGCTCCTGAGCTCCTTCGCGCTGGTACTGGGCGCCGGGCTGCTGCTTGGCGTGGCAGGCACCGTGTTCGCCGTCGGGATCCCCTTCGTCAGCGCCTGGTATGAACCGGCCCGCCGCGGCTTCGCCACTGGTGTTTTCGGCGCGGGAATGGGCGGGACCGCGCTGGCGGCCTTCCTGAATCCCCGGCTCGTTGCCGGGATCGGATACTTTCCCACGCACCTGCTGATCGCCGGTGTCCTGGCCGCGATGGCCGTGCTCGTCTGGTTCCTCATGAAGGAATCCCCGGACTGGGCACCTAACCACGCTCCGGTGCTGCCCAAGCTCCTTGATGCCGCCAGGACGCCGGTGACCTGGAAGATGTGCTTCCTCTACGCGGTGGTCTTCGGCGGTTTCGTGTCCTTTGCCACCTACCTGCCCACATACCTGCGGGACGTCTACAGTTTCGATCCCGCCGGTGCGGGCGCCCGGACCGCCGGTTTTGCCCTGGCCGCTGTCCTTGCCCGTCCGGTGGGCGGTGTCCTCGCGGACAAGCTCGGCCCCAAGCCGGTGGTGATCGCAGCCCTTGCCGCCGTCGCGGTCCTGGGCTGGGTGGTAAACATGCGGCCCGACGGCGAGGTCCCCGCCGGTGCCACGTTCGTTGCCATGGCGGCCGCACTGGGTTTAGGGACGGGAGGCGTCTTCGCCTGGGTCGGCGTCCTGTCGCCGGCCGGAAAAGTGGGCAGCATCAGCGGCATCGTGAGCGCAGCCGGCGGACTGGGCGGCTACTTTCCACCGCTGGTCATGGGCGCGACCTATGACGCTGCAACCCGCAGCTATTCAATCGGGCTGCTCCTGCTGGTGGGCACAGCCCTGGCGGCCCTGTTGTTCACCCTCTTCGCAGTACAGCCCCGGGCGGGCGCGCCGGCGGTTCAGCGGGCTCCGTAG
- a CDS encoding dihydrofolate reductase family protein: MSNLIYSAIMSIDGYTADRDGNFNWSAPDEEVHAFINDLERDVGTYLLGRRMYQVMSVWETMGTAEDPPVIQDYARIWQGADKVVYSTSLDSAAAPRTRLERQFRPAAVEDLKAAADRSISIGGPTLAAHALKAGLVDECQFFINPVAVGGGLRFFPEGLEAKFQLLDEQRFGNGVVYLRYGAR; encoded by the coding sequence ATGTCGAACCTGATCTACTCCGCAATCATGTCCATCGACGGTTACACGGCAGACAGGGACGGCAACTTCAACTGGTCCGCGCCCGATGAGGAAGTGCACGCCTTCATCAACGACCTGGAGCGGGATGTGGGCACCTACCTTCTGGGGCGGCGGATGTACCAGGTGATGTCCGTCTGGGAAACCATGGGCACTGCTGAGGACCCGCCGGTCATCCAGGACTACGCGCGCATCTGGCAGGGGGCGGACAAGGTGGTGTACTCCACGTCGCTGGACAGCGCCGCTGCACCCCGGACCCGGCTGGAGCGGCAGTTCCGCCCGGCGGCGGTGGAGGACCTGAAGGCCGCCGCAGACCGGAGCATCAGCATCGGCGGCCCCACTCTCGCGGCCCACGCCCTCAAGGCCGGCCTCGTGGACGAGTGCCAGTTCTTCATCAATCCGGTTGCCGTGGGCGGCGGCCTGCGTTTCTTCCCGGAGGGGCTGGAGGCAAAGTTCCAGCTGCTGGACGAGCAGCGGTTCGGAAACGGTGTGGTCTACCTGCGCTACGGAGCCCGCTGA
- a CDS encoding TetR/AcrR family transcriptional regulator, protein MQSPVNASGKRTVTRGYDARRRRQLAAESLHSVRTHARELFLTQGFGATTIAEIARAAGVSAESVYKNFGSKAGLVRAIYEESLLGAGGPPAEQRSDLAQMTETDPVVLMEQFGRFTTEISPIGAPIYLLIRDASASGDASMAALLRDVDEARYRRMLHNARQLVGRGLLRPGLGTAEAADVMFTSTTAELYETLVIKRGWSAERYGTFIARTLSANLL, encoded by the coding sequence ATGCAGAGCCCCGTCAATGCCTCCGGGAAACGCACTGTCACGCGCGGTTATGACGCACGGCGGCGGCGGCAGCTCGCCGCGGAGTCGCTGCACAGCGTCCGGACGCACGCGAGGGAGCTGTTCCTCACACAGGGATTTGGCGCGACGACCATTGCGGAGATTGCGCGTGCAGCAGGGGTGTCAGCCGAGTCGGTCTACAAAAACTTCGGCAGCAAGGCGGGGCTGGTCCGCGCCATCTACGAGGAGAGCCTCCTCGGTGCGGGTGGACCGCCGGCCGAGCAGAGGTCCGATCTTGCCCAGATGACGGAAACGGATCCTGTGGTCCTCATGGAGCAATTCGGCCGGTTCACCACGGAGATCAGTCCCATCGGCGCCCCAATCTACCTCCTCATCAGGGATGCGTCGGCCAGCGGGGACGCTTCCATGGCGGCGCTGCTGCGTGATGTCGACGAGGCCCGTTACCGCCGGATGCTGCACAATGCGCGGCAGCTGGTGGGCAGGGGGCTCCTTAGGCCGGGCCTCGGCACCGCCGAGGCCGCCGACGTCATGTTCACGTCCACCACGGCGGAACTTTACGAGACCCTGGTGATCAAGCGGGGATGGTCCGCCGAACGCTATGGCACGTTCATCGCCCGGACCCTCTCAGCGAACCTGCTCTGA
- a CDS encoding nuclear transport factor 2 family protein, translating into MDTPDGVDRLPDGPVRRMFSATQRRDLDAMMAEFADDYVNITPNHPGRRFTGSMQVRKNWSALFAGVPDMTVTVLDSATGTGGKVWIEWGSHGTRLDGSAVEQAGVAIFSIRADRISAVRFYLEPVERDSADVNAAVRAVAGADPDGARP; encoded by the coding sequence ATGGACACGCCAGACGGCGTGGACCGCCTCCCCGACGGCCCTGTGCGCCGAATGTTTTCCGCAACACAGCGGCGCGACCTCGATGCCATGATGGCCGAGTTCGCAGACGACTACGTCAACATCACCCCCAACCACCCCGGCCGCCGCTTCACCGGAAGCATGCAGGTCCGGAAGAACTGGTCCGCTCTGTTTGCAGGGGTCCCCGACATGACCGTGACAGTGCTGGACTCGGCAACCGGCACCGGCGGCAAGGTATGGATCGAATGGGGATCGCACGGCACCCGCCTGGACGGCAGCGCTGTCGAGCAGGCCGGCGTGGCAATCTTCAGCATCCGCGCCGACCGGATCTCTGCCGTCAGGTTCTACCTGGAGCCTGTCGAAAGGGACTCGGCGGATGTGAATGCCGCGGTCCGGGCCGTAGCAGGTGCCGACCCGGACGGAGCACGGCCATGA
- a CDS encoding SDR family oxidoreductase, whose amino-acid sequence MILLVGATGDLGGRVARLLRESRQDVRCLVRPSTDDSSLRAIGAEVVRGDLTEPATLPPACEGVETVIATATAITRRFAGTSSATIRDVDQVGMGHLVDAAEAAGVQRFVYLSFPIGSASLRTPLEQAKLAIERRLANSPMRAVVVRSDGLQEIQLSRAARFDLAAGKAAVIGRGDNPRRLVSTEDIAALLSAVAVEPDPPAEIDVGGPEPLTKKEIIGLAGELAHHRMKVQRMPRPVARLATLMLKSRNDAMASALGAGLSSDIEEATWDDKPLRQRGIKPKSVSDFLKEQAQALAGR is encoded by the coding sequence ATGATCCTCCTGGTCGGGGCCACGGGTGACCTGGGTGGCCGGGTGGCCCGGCTGCTGCGTGAATCCAGACAGGATGTCCGCTGCCTGGTCCGGCCCAGCACCGACGATTCATCGCTCCGTGCGATCGGCGCGGAAGTTGTGCGCGGAGATCTCACTGAACCTGCCACACTTCCGCCCGCATGCGAGGGCGTCGAAACGGTGATTGCCACGGCAACAGCAATCACCCGCCGGTTTGCGGGGACCAGCTCCGCCACCATTCGGGACGTCGACCAGGTGGGCATGGGCCATCTTGTCGATGCCGCGGAGGCCGCCGGCGTGCAACGCTTTGTCTACCTGTCCTTCCCGATCGGCAGCGCGAGCCTCCGGACCCCGCTGGAACAGGCCAAGCTCGCCATTGAGCGGCGCCTGGCCAACTCGCCCATGCGGGCCGTGGTGGTCCGCTCCGACGGCTTGCAGGAGATCCAACTCAGCCGCGCCGCACGGTTCGACCTCGCAGCGGGAAAGGCAGCCGTCATCGGCAGGGGCGATAACCCCCGTCGGCTGGTGTCCACTGAGGATATTGCCGCCCTCCTCTCCGCTGTGGCGGTGGAGCCGGATCCGCCGGCTGAGATCGACGTGGGCGGACCTGAGCCGTTGACCAAGAAAGAGATCATTGGGCTGGCAGGAGAACTGGCCCACCACCGCATGAAAGTGCAGCGCATGCCGCGCCCCGTGGCGCGGCTGGCCACCCTCATGTTGAAAAGCAGAAACGACGCCATGGCTTCTGCGCTGGGGGCCGGGCTGTCCTCAGATATCGAGGAGGCCACCTGGGACGACAAGCCCCTCCGCCAGCGGGGGATCAAGCCAAAGTCCGTCAGCGACTTCCTGAAGGAGCAGGCGCAGGCATTGGCCGGCCGCTGA